A window of Candidatus Methylomirabilota bacterium contains these coding sequences:
- the cobS gene encoding adenosylcobinamide-GDP ribazoletransferase, translating into MRHLLSACRYLTILPVPRGEGSEDLGRAAGWFPIVGAVLGSLLALTAVGLGAVVPPLVLAALVVALWALLTGGLHLDGLADTADGLGGGWSREEALAIMRDARTGAYGVAAIVLVLGLKMAVLASLTPSVRWRVLVTAPVLGRLAPVLLARLCPAARPEGAGHAFTRALEPTGAGVASVVAVAVALGLLGWAGAVLGLMAAAAAAGFALYLRRRLGGLTGDCLGALVEGTEAATLAVASGLAHLGLA; encoded by the coding sequence GTGCGCCACCTCCTCTCCGCCTGCCGATACCTCACGATCCTGCCGGTGCCCCGAGGCGAGGGCTCCGAGGACCTGGGCCGGGCGGCCGGCTGGTTCCCCATCGTCGGCGCGGTCCTGGGCAGCCTGCTGGCGCTGACCGCCGTGGGTCTCGGTGCGGTCGTGCCGCCGTTGGTCCTTGCCGCGCTGGTGGTGGCGCTCTGGGCGCTGCTGACGGGCGGGCTCCACCTCGACGGCCTGGCCGACACGGCGGACGGACTCGGGGGAGGATGGAGCCGGGAGGAGGCGCTCGCGATCATGCGCGACGCGCGCACCGGAGCCTACGGGGTGGCCGCCATCGTCCTCGTCCTCGGCCTCAAGATGGCCGTCCTGGCGAGCCTGACGCCGAGTGTCCGCTGGCGGGTCCTCGTCACGGCGCCTGTGCTCGGCCGTCTGGCCCCCGTTCTACTGGCCCGGCTGTGCCCGGCGGCCCGTCCCGAGGGCGCTGGCCACGCCTTCACGCGGGCCCTGGAGCCTACCGGGGCCGGCGTGGCATCGGTCGTCGCCGTGGCCGTGGCGCTGGGTCTGCTCGGATGGGCGGGGGCGGTCCTGGGTCTGATGGCCGCGGCCGCGGCCGCCGGCTTCGCGCTCTACCTGCGCCGCCGTCTGGGCGGGCTGACCGGCGACTGCCTCGGCGCCCTCGTCGAGGGGACCGAGGCGGCCACCCTGGCCGTGGCCTCTGGCCTGGCGCACCTCGGGCTCGCATGA
- a CDS encoding histidine phosphatase family protein, whose product MSTWVYLIRHGEVERAAEGRFFGHTDVALSATGVLQVEAVARQLALEPIEAVYASDLLRARQSAAPLAGSRGLAPVELGALREMAMGRWEGLTFREIRQREPDVLERWLANFATLPFPDGETLEELQARVMPAFREILGRHPGRRVAVVAHGGTNRVILCDALGMPLGNILRLAQDYASWSVIEYRPETAILHTLNQRVAGIAAAPVEKTAVG is encoded by the coding sequence GTGTCCACCTGGGTCTACCTGATCCGGCACGGCGAGGTCGAGCGGGCGGCCGAGGGCCGCTTCTTCGGCCACACGGATGTCGCCCTGTCCGCGACCGGGGTGCTCCAGGTGGAGGCCGTGGCGCGGCAGCTCGCGCTCGAGCCGATCGAGGCGGTATACGCCAGCGACCTGCTGCGCGCGCGGCAGTCGGCGGCGCCCCTGGCAGGATCCCGCGGACTCGCGCCGGTGGAGCTGGGCGCGCTCCGCGAGATGGCGATGGGACGCTGGGAGGGCTTGACGTTCCGGGAGATTCGCCAGCGGGAGCCCGACGTGCTCGAGCGCTGGCTCGCGAACTTCGCGACGCTCCCGTTTCCCGACGGGGAAACGCTCGAGGAGCTCCAGGCACGCGTGATGCCGGCGTTCCGAGAAATCCTGGGCCGGCACCCCGGGCGGCGGGTCGCCGTCGTCGCCCACGGAGGGACGAATCGCGTCATTCTCTGCGACGCCCTCGGGATGCCGCTCGGGAACATCCTGCGGCTCGCCCAGGACTATGCGTCCTGGAGCGTGATCGAGTACCGGCCGGAGACGGCCATTCTCCACACGCTGAACCAGCGCGTCGCCGGGATCGCGGCGGCGCCCGTGGAGAAGACAGCCGTCGGCTGA
- a CDS encoding RNA-binding S4 domain-containing protein: MDGTRLDRWLWAARFYKSRSLAHAACEGGKVDVNGQAAKPSRAVRVGDRLRLTLGEWRREVVVRGLSERRGPASAAQALYEDLSPPPPRRHREPPPVVRVPGLGRPTKRERRRLDRLRPG; the protein is encoded by the coding sequence ATGGACGGGACTCGGCTCGACCGATGGCTATGGGCGGCGCGGTTCTACAAGAGCCGGAGCCTGGCGCACGCCGCCTGCGAGGGCGGCAAGGTCGACGTCAACGGTCAGGCGGCGAAGCCCTCCCGGGCCGTGCGCGTCGGGGATCGGCTCCGGCTCACGCTGGGCGAGTGGCGACGCGAGGTGGTGGTTCGCGGCTTGAGCGAGCGGCGGGGTCCGGCCAGCGCGGCGCAAGCGCTTTACGAGGATCTTTCACCCCCCCCGCCCAGGCGCCACCGCGAGCCGCCGCCGGTCGTTCGCGTTCCCGGCCTCGGCCGGCCCACCAAGCGCGAGCGGCGCCGCCTGGACCGCCTCCGTCCCGGGTGA